In Quercus robur chromosome 11, dhQueRobu3.1, whole genome shotgun sequence, the following proteins share a genomic window:
- the LOC126704708 gene encoding uncharacterized mitochondrial protein AtMg00310-like codes for MQDSRYNKYLGLPSIIGKSKAQVFAEVKDRVAKKLAGWKGKLLSIGGKEILIKAVAQAVPTYTMSCNQLPKTLCQDLESMMRSFWWGQKDKENKIAWVSWRKMCRSKLHGGMGFKNIQAFNLAMLAKQGWRILTNPDSLVARVFKAKYFPFDDVLNSKKGSNPSYAWRNIHNSLEVIRRGTRWRVGNGRRIHIWDDRWLPTPSTRKVISPQADYGHFPMVSSLIDNDTR; via the coding sequence ATGCAAGATTCCAGGTATAACAAATATTTGGGGCTACCTTCCATCATTGGGAAATCAAAAGCACAAGTGTTTGCTGAAGTTAAGGACAGAGTGGCAAAAAAGCTTGCCGGCTGGAAGGGTAAACTCCTTTCAATTGGTGGAAAAGAGATCCTTATCAAAGCGGTGGCTCAAGCAGTGCCTACATACACTATGAGTTGCAACCAACTCCCTAAGACTCTTTGCCAAGACTTAGAAAGTATGATGAGGAgcttttggtgggggcaaaagGACAAAGAGAACAAGATTGCATGGGTTAGTTGGAGGAAGATGTGTCGATCTAAACTCCATGGAGGTATGGGCTTCAAAAACATACAAGCCTTCAACCTTGCCATGCTAGCTAAGCAAGGTTGGAGAATTCTCACAAATCCTGACTCCTTAGTGGCTCGAGTTTTCAAAGCAAAATACTTTCCTTTTGATGATGTCCTCAATTCCAAAAAAGGGAGTAACCCCTCATATGCTTGGCGAAACATCCACAATAGTCTCGAGGTTATTAGAAGGGGCACAAGGTGGAGGGTTGGCAATGGTCGGCGAATCCATATTTGGGATGATAGATGGTTGCCAACACCATCAACCCGCAAGGTGATATCCCCCCAAGCTGACTATGGACACTTTCCCATGGTGTCTTCCCTCATAGACAATGACACTAGATGA